Below is a genomic region from Citrobacter telavivensis.
CCTTGATCGTTATCAATTCTCACGTCCTTTCAGAGCGTTACCTTCGCTCTCAATCAAGCAATGTCGATTTATCTGAATGTCGATTTATCAGAGAGCCGTCAGGCTCCACAGGAGAGAACCGATGAGTAAATTCCTGGACCGATTTCGCTACTTCAAGCAGAAGGGTGAAACCTTTGCCGATGGGCACGGCCAGCTTCTCGAAACCAACCGGGACTGGGAGGATGGATATCGCCAGCGTTGGCAGCACGACAAAGTTGTGCGTTCAACCCACGGGGTTAACTGCACCGGCTCATGCAGCTGGAAAATCTACGTTAAAAATGGTCTGGTGACCTGGGAAACCCAGCAAACGGACTACCCACGTACCCGTCCGGACATGCCAAACCACGAGCCTCGCGGCTGTCCGCGCGGCGCCAGCTACTCCTGGTATCTCTACAGTGCTAACCGTCTGAAATATCCGCTGATGCGCAAACGTCTGATGAAGATGTGGCGTGAAGCGAAGAAACTGCACAGCGATCCGGTTGACGCCTGGGCCTCCATCATCGAAGACGCCGATAAAGCAAAAAGCTTCAAACAAGCGCGAGGTCGTGGTGGTTTCGTCCGCTCCTCCTGGCAGGAAGTCAATGAACTGATTGCCGCCTCCAACGTCTATACCGTGAAAACTTACGGCCCTGATCGCGTGGCTGGTTTTTCGCCGATCCCGGCGATGTCAATGGTCTCCTATGCGTCCGGTGCACGTTACCTCTCCTTGATTGGCGGGACCTGCCTGAGCTTCTACGACTGGTACTGCGACCTGCCTCCGGCCTCACCGCAGACCTGGGGTGAGCAGACTGACGTGCCGGAATCCGCTGACTGGTACAACTCCAGCTACATCATCGCCTGGGGTTCTAACGTTCCCCAGACCCGTACGCCGGATGCCCACTTCTTTACCGAAGTCCGCTATAAAGGCACTAAAACCGTTGCGATAACGCCGGACTACGCTGAGATCGCCAAACTGTGCGACCTTTGGCTGGCCCCGAAGCAGGGGACTGATGCGGCGATGGCGCTGGCAATGGGTCACGTCATGCTGCGTGAATTCCATCTCGACAACCCGAGCCAGTACTTTACCGACTACGTGCGTCGCTACACCGACATGCCAATGCTGGTGATGCTGGAAGAGCGTGACGGTTACTATGCTGCGGGTCGTATGCTGCGCGCCGCAGACCTTGTTGACGCGCTGGGCCAGGAAAACAACCCGGAATGGAAAACCGTTGCCATCAACAGCAATGGCGATATGGTCGCGCCGAACGGTTCTATTGGTTTCCGCTGGGGCGAGAAGGGCAAATGGAACCTTGAGCAGCGCGACGGGACGACCGGTACCGAGACGGAACTGCAATTGAGTCTGCTGGGCAGCCAGGACGAGATCGCCGAGGTGGGCTTCCCGTACTTCGGCGGTGAAGGCACCGAACACGTTAATAAAGTGGCGCTGGAAAATGTGCTGCTGCACAAACTGCCGGTTAAACGCCTGCAACTGGCGGACGGCACCACGGCGCTGGTCACCACCGTTTACGATCTGACGATGGCCAACTACGGTCTGGAACGCGGTCTGAACGATGCTAACTGCGCAACCAGCTACGACGATATCAAAGCGTACACCCCGGCGTGGGCAGAGCAAATTACCGGCGTTCCGCGTGCGCAGATCACCCGCATCGCGCGTGAGTTTGCCGACAATGCGGATAAGACGCACGGTCGTTCGATGATCATCGTCGGTGCCGGTCTGAACCACTGGTACCACCTCGATATGAACTATCGCGGGCTTATCAACATGCTGGTGTTCTGTGGCTGTATCGGCCAGAGCGGCGGCGGTTGGGCGCACTATGTCGGCCAGGAAAAACTGCGTCCGCAGACCGGCTGGCAGCCGTTGGCGTTTGCCCTTGACTGGCAGCGTCCGGCACGTCACATGAACAGTACGTCGTACTTCTACAACCACTCCAGTCAGTGGCGATATGAGACGGTTACCGCACAGGAGCTGCTGTCGCCGCTGGCGGATAAATCGCGCTACAGCGGACATCTGATTGACTTCAACGTGCGTGCCGAGCGCATGGGCTGGCTGCCGTCTGCACCACAGCTTGGCACCAACCCGCTGACCATCGCACAAGAGGCGAAGAAGGTCGGGATGACGCCGGTGGATTACACCGTCAAGTCGCTGAAAGACGGTTCGATTCGTTTCGCGGCCGAACAGCCGGAAAATGGGAAAAACCATCCACGCAACCTGTTCATCTGGCGCTCCAACCTGTTGGGCTCCTCCGGTAAAGGTCACGAATTCATGCTGAAGTACCTGCTGGGAACCGAGCACGGTATTCAGGGCAAAGACCTGGGCAAGCAGGGCGGCGTGAAGCCGGAAGAAGTGGAATGGCAGGACAACGGTCTCGACGGCAAACTGGATCTGGTGGTAACGCTGGACTTCCGTCTGTCGAGCACCTGTCTGTACTCCGATATCGTGCTGCCAACCGCTACCTGGTATGAGAAAGACGACATGAATACCTCGGATATGCATCCGTTTATTCATCCGCTTTCCGCCGCCGTTGACCCGGCATGGGAATCAAAAAGCGACTGGGAAATCTACAAAGCTATCGCGAAGAAATTCTCAGAAGTGTGCGTGGGGCACCTCGGGAAAGAGACGGATGTCGTCACGCTGCCAATTCAGCACGACTCTGCCGCCGAACTGGCACAGCCGCTGGATGTGAAGGACTGGAAAAAAGGCGAATGTGACCTGATTCCGGGCGTTACCGCGCCGCATATCCTGACCGTTGAACGTGATTATCCGGCAACGTATGAGCGTTTTACCTCGATTGGTCCGCTGATGGAGAAAATCGGTAACGGCGGTAAAGGGATCGCCTGGAACACGCAGAGCGAAATGGATCTGCTGCGCAAGCTTAACTACACCAAGGCAGACGGCCCGGCGAAAGGCCAGCCAATGCTCAATACCGCCATTGACGCGGCAGAGATGATCCTGACGCTGGCCCCGGAAACGAACGGTCACGTGGCGGTGAAAGCCTGGGCGGCGCTCAGCGAGTTTACCGGTCGCGACCATACCCATCTGGCGACGAACAAAGAAGAGGAAAAAATCCGCTTCCGCGATATCCAGGCCCAGCCGCGCAAAATCATCTCCAGCCCGACCTGGTCCGGTCTTGAAGACGAACACGTCTCCTACAACGCGGGCTATACCAACGTTCATGAGCTGATCCCGTGGCGCACGCTGACCGGTCGCCAGTCGCTGTATCAGGATCATCAGTGGATGCGTGATTTCGGCGAAAGCCTGCTGGTTTATCGTCCGCCAATTGATACCCGTTCGGTGAAATCGGTGATGGGCGAGAAATCCAACGGTAACCCGGAAAAAGCGCTCAACTTCCTGACGCCGCACCAGAAGTGGGGCATTCACTCCACCTACAGTGACAACCTGCTGATGCTGACGTTGGGGCGCGGTGGTCCGATTGTGTGGATGAGTGAAGTGGATGCCAACGATCTGGAGATCAAAGATAACGACTGGATCGAAGTGTTCAACAGCAACGGTTCGTTAACTGCGCGCGCAGTGGTGAGCCAGCGTGTACCCGCGGGTATGACCATGATGTATCACGCACAGGAACGTATCGTGAACATTCCTGGCTCAGAAATCACCGAGCAGCGCGGCGGTATTCATAACTCGGTCACCCGTATTACGCCGAAACCAACTCACATGATCGGCGGCTATGCGCAGTTGGCCTACGGCTTTAACTACTACGGTACCGTCGGTTCGAACCGCGATGAGTTCGTGGTGGTACGTAAGATGAAGAACATTAACTGGTTGGATGGCGAAGGCAATGACCAGGTACAGGAGAGCGTAAAATGAAAATTCGTTCACAAGTCGGCATGGTGCTGAATCTCGATAAGTGCATCGGCTGTCACACCTGTTCCGTGACCTGTAAAAACGTCTGGACCAGCCGTGAAGGTGCTGAATACGCGTGGTTCAACAACGTTGAAACCAAGCCTGGCACCGGCTTCCCGACCCACTGGGAAGATCAGGAAAAATACAAGGGCGGCTGGATCCGAAAAATCAACGGCAAAATCCAGCCGCGCATGGGCAACCGTGCGATGCTGCTGGGTAAAATCTTTGCTAACCCGCATCTGCCGGGCATTGATGACTACTACGAGCCGTTTGATTTCGATTATCAGAACCTGCATAACGCAGCCGAAGGTAAGCATCAGCCGATCGCGCGTCCGCGCTCGCTGATTACCGGTCAGCGGATGGCGAAAATCGAAAAAGGGCCGAACTGGGAGGACGATCTGGGCGGTGAGTTTGAGAAGCTGTCGCAAGACAAGAACTTCGAAAACATGCAGAAGGCGATGTACGGCCAGTTTGAAAACACCTTCATGATGTATCTGCCGCGACTGTGTGAACACTGCCTCAACCCGGCGTGTGTGGCGACCTGCCCGAGCGGCGCCATCTATAAGCGTGAAGAAGACGGCATCGTGCTGATCGACCAGGACAAGTGCCGTGGCTGGCGGATGTGTATCACCGGTTGCCCGTACAAAAAAATCTACTTCAACTGGAAGAGCGGTAAGTCTGAGAAGTGCATCTTCTGCTATCCGCGTATCGAAGCCGGTCAGCCGACCGTGTGCTCCGAAACCTGCGTGGGCCGTATCCGTTACCTTGGCGTGCTGCTGTATGACGCGGATGCGATTGAAAGTGCAGCAAGCACCGAGCATGAGAAAGATCTCTACCAGCGCCAACTGGATGTGTTCCTCGATCCGAACGATCCGGCGGTCATTGAACAGGCGCTGAAAGACGGTATTCCGGTGAGCGTCATTGACGCGGCGCAGCAGTCGCCAGTTTATAAAATGGCAATGGACTGGAAGCTGGCACTGCCGCTACATCCGGAATATCGCACGCTGCCGATGGTGTGGTATGTACCGCCTCTGTCACCGATTCAGTCGGCGGCGGATGCGGGCGAACTGGGCAGCAACGGCATTCTGCCTGACGTGGACAGCCTGCGGATCCCGGTTCAGTACCTCGCTAACCTGCTCACCGCAGGTGATACCCAGCCGGTATTGCTGGCGCTGAAACGTATGCTGGCGATGCGCCACTACAAACGTGCGGAAACGGTTGACGGCAAAGTGGACACCCGCGCGCTGGAAGAGGTGGGCTTAAGCGAAGCACAGGCGCAGGAAATGTACCGTTACCTGGCGATTGCCAACTACGAAGATCGCTTCGTGGTACCGAGTAGCCACCGTGAACTGGCGCGTGATGCATTCCCGGAGAAAAGCGGTTGTGGCTTTACCTTCGGCGACGGTTGCCACGGTTCTGATACTAAGTTCAACCTGTTTAACAGCCGCCGCATTGATGCCATCGATGTGACCAGCAAAACGGAGCCGCACCAATGATTGAACTCGTCATTGTTTCGCGTCTGCTTGAGTACCCGGATGCTGCCCTGTGGCAGCATCAGCAGGAACTGTACGATGCACTCGCGTCATCTGAAAATCTCAATAAAGAGGATGCGCATACGCTCAGCGTTTTCCTGCGCGACTTAACCGCTCAGGAGATGCTGGATGCGCAGGCCAATTACAGCGAACTGTTCGACCGCGGTCGGGCAACCTCGCT
It encodes:
- a CDS encoding nitrate reductase subunit alpha, whose translation is MSKFLDRFRYFKQKGETFADGHGQLLETNRDWEDGYRQRWQHDKVVRSTHGVNCTGSCSWKIYVKNGLVTWETQQTDYPRTRPDMPNHEPRGCPRGASYSWYLYSANRLKYPLMRKRLMKMWREAKKLHSDPVDAWASIIEDADKAKSFKQARGRGGFVRSSWQEVNELIAASNVYTVKTYGPDRVAGFSPIPAMSMVSYASGARYLSLIGGTCLSFYDWYCDLPPASPQTWGEQTDVPESADWYNSSYIIAWGSNVPQTRTPDAHFFTEVRYKGTKTVAITPDYAEIAKLCDLWLAPKQGTDAAMALAMGHVMLREFHLDNPSQYFTDYVRRYTDMPMLVMLEERDGYYAAGRMLRAADLVDALGQENNPEWKTVAINSNGDMVAPNGSIGFRWGEKGKWNLEQRDGTTGTETELQLSLLGSQDEIAEVGFPYFGGEGTEHVNKVALENVLLHKLPVKRLQLADGTTALVTTVYDLTMANYGLERGLNDANCATSYDDIKAYTPAWAEQITGVPRAQITRIAREFADNADKTHGRSMIIVGAGLNHWYHLDMNYRGLINMLVFCGCIGQSGGGWAHYVGQEKLRPQTGWQPLAFALDWQRPARHMNSTSYFYNHSSQWRYETVTAQELLSPLADKSRYSGHLIDFNVRAERMGWLPSAPQLGTNPLTIAQEAKKVGMTPVDYTVKSLKDGSIRFAAEQPENGKNHPRNLFIWRSNLLGSSGKGHEFMLKYLLGTEHGIQGKDLGKQGGVKPEEVEWQDNGLDGKLDLVVTLDFRLSSTCLYSDIVLPTATWYEKDDMNTSDMHPFIHPLSAAVDPAWESKSDWEIYKAIAKKFSEVCVGHLGKETDVVTLPIQHDSAAELAQPLDVKDWKKGECDLIPGVTAPHILTVERDYPATYERFTSIGPLMEKIGNGGKGIAWNTQSEMDLLRKLNYTKADGPAKGQPMLNTAIDAAEMILTLAPETNGHVAVKAWAALSEFTGRDHTHLATNKEEEKIRFRDIQAQPRKIISSPTWSGLEDEHVSYNAGYTNVHELIPWRTLTGRQSLYQDHQWMRDFGESLLVYRPPIDTRSVKSVMGEKSNGNPEKALNFLTPHQKWGIHSTYSDNLLMLTLGRGGPIVWMSEVDANDLEIKDNDWIEVFNSNGSLTARAVVSQRVPAGMTMMYHAQERIVNIPGSEITEQRGGIHNSVTRITPKPTHMIGGYAQLAYGFNYYGTVGSNRDEFVVVRKMKNINWLDGEGNDQVQESVK
- the narH gene encoding nitrate reductase subunit beta; this encodes MKIRSQVGMVLNLDKCIGCHTCSVTCKNVWTSREGAEYAWFNNVETKPGTGFPTHWEDQEKYKGGWIRKINGKIQPRMGNRAMLLGKIFANPHLPGIDDYYEPFDFDYQNLHNAAEGKHQPIARPRSLITGQRMAKIEKGPNWEDDLGGEFEKLSQDKNFENMQKAMYGQFENTFMMYLPRLCEHCLNPACVATCPSGAIYKREEDGIVLIDQDKCRGWRMCITGCPYKKIYFNWKSGKSEKCIFCYPRIEAGQPTVCSETCVGRIRYLGVLLYDADAIESAASTEHEKDLYQRQLDVFLDPNDPAVIEQALKDGIPVSVIDAAQQSPVYKMAMDWKLALPLHPEYRTLPMVWYVPPLSPIQSAADAGELGSNGILPDVDSLRIPVQYLANLLTAGDTQPVLLALKRMLAMRHYKRAETVDGKVDTRALEEVGLSEAQAQEMYRYLAIANYEDRFVVPSSHRELARDAFPEKSGCGFTFGDGCHGSDTKFNLFNSRRIDAIDVTSKTEPHQ